Below is a window of Candidatus Viadribacter manganicus DNA.
TAGGCCGAGACCGGTGCGAGCTTGCCGGTTTCGTCGATCATCTCGTCGCCTTCGGTCTTGCCGTAGTTCGAGCACGAGGAGGCGAAGATGAATTTCGGCACGCCAGCCTTTTTGGCCAACTCAGCGATGCGAACAGACGCCTTGTGGTTCACATCATAGGTCAGGTTCGGATTGAGGTTAGAGAGTGGGTCGTTCGAGAGCGCCGCAAGGTGAATGATCGCATCGAAGCCTTCGACGTCTTCCAACCGCACATCGCGCGTGTCGCGGATAATAGTCGGGATGTCGACGATCTGGCCGCCATCTTCGAACGTGCAGCGCGAATAAAGATCGGCATCCAGACCGACGACTTCGTGCCCCGCCTTCTGCAGCATTGGCGTCATCACCGTGCCGATATAGCCGCGCGAACCCGTCAACAGGACTTTCATGGAACCACTCGCCTCTTTCATGCCCGCTCACGGGCGCCACTATTCTACGCTGCGGGCGCGTCCTGCCCCAAGGCTGGACGCGTCCTGCACTGACGTTTTCACATGCAAAAAGCGCCGCTCGCGTGCGGCGCTAATTCCGGCTCAAAGTGCTCCGGGGTCTCGCTTCCAGAACAGCACAGCCACGGTCGCCGCGATGATTTCAACCTCGCGCCACCAGGTCCAATTACGCACGTACTCGACATCGTATTTCGTGCGCGCACGAATTTTGTCGTGCGTTTCCGTCGGGCCACGGCAACCATTCACCTGCGCAAGACCGGTCACACCAGGACGCGCGGTAAACCGCTCGGGGTAGGTTCCGTCGACAGATTCAAAATAGATGTCGTGCTCGAGCGCGTGCGGACGCGGCCCAATGATTGACATATCGCCCTTCAGGACGTTGACGAGCTGGGGCAGCTCATCCCAGCTCGAACGGCGCAGGAAGGCGCCAAGGCGCGTTATACGTGCATCGTGGTGGATGGCCTGCACGACGCCGCGATTTTTCATCACCGACATCGTACGAAACTTCCAGATCCGGAAGGTTTTCCCGCCGAGCCCACCACGCTCCTGGCGGAAAATGGCGTCACCAGGACTATCGAGTTTTACCGCGATCGCGGTCGCTATCAAAAGCG
It encodes the following:
- a CDS encoding sugar transferase gives rise to the protein MQERSKASEENASAAAPARAPTSSRAATPRLTAITPPAPPAIAEPQQRVEVVRKAEVVQIAPTPVGGWSKRAFDVCASAGALVVLAPLLIATAIAVKLDSPGDAIFRQERGGLGGKTFRIWKFRTMSVMKNRGVVQAIHHDARITRLGAFLRRSSWDELPQLVNVLKGDMSIIGPRPHALEHDIYFESVDGTYPERFTARPGVTGLAQVNGCRGPTETHDKIRARTKYDVEYVRNWTWWREVEIIAATVAVLFWKRDPGAL